GAAATGCTTTTAGAATACTTCTGACATTTGATATTATTTTTGAATTATCATCTTCTTAGTTTCAACGAAACCACCTGACCTTAATTGGTAGTAGTAAACTCCGCTGGACAGGCTGATATTCTGTCCTGCGTTAAACTCTACTTCATACGTGCCGGGGCTGCTGCTGCTCGTTTACGAGTGTGGCTACTTCGTTGCCAAGTATGTCATACACAAGAAGCCTCACCCCCAACCCCTCTCCAAAGGAGAGGGGAGTTGAAGGAATTGTATATTTTATTTTTGTTGTTGGATTAAATGGATTCGGATAATTCTGTTCAAGTGTAAATTCTGTTGGTGAATTTATTTCCACTTCAACTGTGTTTGAATATTCAAACGTTCCATCAAAATCATTTTGTTTTAACCTGTATTGATATTTACCCAAAGAGATTTTCATCAGTGAAAGAATAACTCTTAGGTTCGGTAGTAGTACCGAAGCCGGGAACAAAACCAACAACACTCCAATCCAAATTGCCAACTGAAGACTGCGGACTGCCGACTTGTTTTCTTTCTATTTCAAACCCACTGTTATTTGTCTCCGTTGCAGTTTGCCAGTTTAGCGAAACTGAGTTTTGCATTACATTTGCGGTGAAAAAGGTTAGTTCGACTGGAATAGGTGGAATAACACTAAGCGTGGCTTGTTTTAAAACTATTTCACGATCAGGATCGAATGTGACTGTTAGCGGCTGGCGATTGAAATTAAAAATATAAACTTGTTCATTCACATCATTCATTACTCTTATAAGTGTGTCAATTCCAGTGGAAAAATGTATTTTAATTTCGATGGGCATTTTATGAAATACAGTATTTGATTGGGTTTGCTTCGCTTGAAATCCCACCTCCCATGCATTTGCACCGGTTGATTGTATCCAATATCCATTTGCGTAGATAGGATGATTCGGTTCAAAAATCCACTCGTCAAAAAACCAGCTTAAATCTTCGCCATAAGCAGCGCTCATATTTTCCTGAAGATCAGAAGTAACGGCGCTGTGATATTTTAAATTTGGGTCAGTTGCATAATTCATAATTCCTTCGAAGAATTTATCATCACCCATAACGTATCTTAACTGATGAAGAACGCAAGCGCCTTTAACATAAGTGATCGCATAATTAAAAAGTATATCATTGGATGGGGTATTTATTGCCCAATCAGGTTCCGAGATTGCCCATCCGGGATTAGCAGATAAATAGTAGTCAGCATCACCGTTTATAGTATTTTTATATGAAGAGTAACCGGAAGTATGTTCTATCCAAAGTGCTTCAGAATACGTGGCAAAGCCTTCGTTCAACCAGATATCTGCCCAAGTTGCACAGGTGATCATATCGCCAAACCACTGATGTGCGTACTCGTGAGAGATCAATCCTTCGCTCCAGCAGCCCGGGCAAAGGCTCGTTAGAGTTTGGTTTTCCATGCCCCCCCAAGGGAATGAACTATTCAGAGTTGCGAAGCCGTTTTTTTCAAAAGGATGTTCACCAAATAAGGTTGAATATTGATCTGTCATTTCAAGTGTAGCTTCTTCCATTTGTATTACGGAGCTATGGTTTTCCCCCTGGTTCCAGTAGAACCTTAGCGGAATGCTGTCGTTCGGGTTAGATAATTTATGCCAGTAAACTATATCTAAATTATAATTTACTTTTCCACTAATGACAAATAAATAAGTTGCGATGTTATCTCTGCTTACCCAGTTGTAATAAATTGTATCGGCAGTTTTGATTGAATCTTCAAGTCTGCCATTTGAACCAAGTTTTACGGTTGCAGGAACTCTAACAGTTAAATCAAGTGTAGCTTTGTCGGAAGGTTTATCCCAGCATGGGAACCACTTGCGCGCGCCTTCGGGTTCGCAGTCGGTGAAGAAAAATCCACTGCTGACAT
The Ignavibacteriales bacterium DNA segment above includes these coding regions:
- a CDS encoding M1 family metallopeptidase, whose amino-acid sequence is MKQILFIRTNAINYELNLDIYNNFLSPYPKSFKGYEILTFEVDSTLNSIKLNAVNTSLQIDSVDMAGVSFTHVNNILTITLDRTYNVSETADVKIYYQHKNVADNVVYVSSGFFFTDCEPEGARKWFPCWDKPSDKATLDLTVRVPATVKLGSNGRLEDSIKTADTIYYNWVSRDNIATYLFVISGKVNYNLDIVYWHKLSNPNDSIPLRFYWNQGENHSSVIQMEEATLEMTDQYSTLFGEHPFEKNGFATLNSSFPWGGMENQTLTSLCPGCWSEGLISHEYAHQWFGDMITCATWADIWLNEGFATYSEALWIEHTSGYSSYKNTINGDADYYLSANPGWAISEPDWAINTPSNDILFNYAITYVKGACVLHQLRYVMGDDKFFEGIMNYATDPNLKYHSAVTSDLQENMSAAYGEDLSWFFDEWIFEPNHPIYANGYWIQSTGANAWEVGFQAKQTQSNTVFHKMPIEIKIHFSTGIDTLIRVMNDVNEQVYIFNFNRQPLTVTFDPDREIVLKQATLSVIPPIPVELTFFTANVMQNSVSLNWQTATETNNSGFEIERKQVGSPQSSVGNLDWSVVGFVPGFGTTTEPKSYSFTDENLFG